From Toxorhynchites rutilus septentrionalis strain SRP chromosome 2, ASM2978413v1, whole genome shotgun sequence, a single genomic window includes:
- the LOC129769899 gene encoding YTH domain-containing protein 1: MADLDAVNLGLDETERDIAEELENSYDTRSEASGASSDSTTTNPSISEVSSDSSDEDDDDDTERRNSANKKQQQKKKNKKKDEKQSKKDAEKDSANGGGAVNANNSTKKERKSRSRSPQTASSVTETKRNRTKNSSVKNSVKSYDYVTKINYLFRETRFFLIKSNNTENVTISKTKGVWSTLPPNEANLNQAFRESRNVILVFSVKESGKFAGFARMAAEARRDLPAVEWVLPPGMSAKALGGVIKIDWVCKKELPFTTTTHLYNPWNENKPVKIGRDGQEIESKVAEELCRLFPEDTSVEMTPILKKSKEASKQMKEKAASKSFRRQPNFSRPSSSTRGRGGLGSGNGGGPIRGGRRKIFHGKGRPPMFAPYRKDSRRGHGPRLPPGMDRAAAAAAAASAAGFHGWERYSSTAAAEAYVADYMRTMQHQLPPMPYAPPPGFPGMPMPYEGLPPPPRYYEGLPIPEYPFPPGAIPGSVTGAAGVQPPRSNPYDKYDEFMWKPPQSGAPATAAVPTSTASTAGLPSMKGPPPPLPNYHVPPPLTHLSSAGGSGPSYGRKNDRVDGGDGRGQRDRDRNHRNDRSHRGGRGYNHRDRR, translated from the coding sequence ATGGCCGATCTCGATGCAGTGAATCTCGGCCTGGACGAAACTGAGCGAGATATAGCGGAAGAGTTGGAGAATAGCTACGATACGCGCAGTGAGGCTTCCGGTGCGAGTTCCGACAGTACTACCACTAATCCCAGCATCAGTGAGGTCAGTTCGGATTCGTCGGACgaagacgatgatgatgataccGAGCGGAGGAATTCTGCCAACAAGAAGCAACagcagaaaaagaaaaacaaaaagaaagatGAGAAACAGTCCAAGAAGGATGCGGAAAAAGACAGCGCAAATGGAGGGGGTGCGGTCAACGCGAATAACAGTACCAAGAAGGAGCGGAAATCTCGCAGCCGGAGCCCACAGACAGCATCTTCCGTCACCGAGACGAAACGAAATCGGACCAAGAACAGTTCCGTGAAAAACTCAGTTAAATCCTACGATTATGTTACTAAAATCAACTATTTATTCCGAGAGACGAGATTTTTCCTTATAAAATCGAACAACACGGAAAATGTTACAATTTCCAAGACAAAAGGGGTCTGGTCTACTTTACCCCCGAACGAAGCTAATCTGAATCAGGCTTTCCGCGAAAGTCGCAATGTTATATTGGTGTTTTCAGTGAAGGAAAGCGGCAAATTCGCCGGCTTTGCCCGAATGGCAGCTGAAGCTCGGCGCGATTTACCGGCCGTAGAGTGGGTACTTCCGCCCGGTATGTCTGCGAAAGCGCTCGGAGGTGTTATCAAAATTGATTGGGTGTGCAAAAAAGAACTACCATTCACCACTACTACCCATTTATATAATCCGTGGAACGAAAATAAACCGGTGAAAATTGGTCGCGATGGCCAGGAGATCGAATCGAAAGTAGCCGAAGAGTTGTGCAGATTGTTCCCGGAGGATACTTCAGTCGAAATGACTCCGATTCTGAAGAAATCGAAAGAAGCTTCGAAGCAAATGAAGGAAAAGGCAGCCTCCAAGTCATTCCGGCGTCAGCCAAATTTCTCTCGTCCGTCAAGTTCTACGCGTGGTCGCGGTGGACTTGGTAGCGGTAACGGTGGTGGTCCGATACGAGGAGGCCGTAGGAAGATTTTCCACGGCAAAGGACGTCCGCCAATGTTCGCACCGTATCGTAAAGATAGCCGCCGTGGACACGGACCAAGGCTGCCTCCAGGGATGGATCGTGCTGCTGCGGCAGCAGCGGCTGCCAGTGCCGCTGGTTTTCACGGATGGGAACGTTACAGCAGTACTGCTGCAGCCGAGGCGTATGTAGCGGATTATATGCGCACAATGCAGCATCAGTTGCCTCCGATGCCGTACGCACCTCCGCCCGGTTTTCCGGGAATGCCTATGCCCTACGAGGGACTACCTCCACCACCGCGTTACTACGAAGGTTTGCCAATTCCGGAATATCCTTTCCCACCGGGGGCTATCCCGGGAAGTGTAACTGGAGCAGCTGGTGTCCAACCACCCCGCAGTAATCCGTACGATAAGTATGATGAGTTTATGTGGAAGCCCCCGCAGAGTGGTGCCCCTGCAACGGCAGCGGTACCTACCTCAACCGCGAGCACTGCCGGGCTGCCATCGATGAAAGGTCCCCCTCCACCGTTACCGAATTATCACGTTCCACCTCCACTGACTCACCTGTCCTCGGCCGGTGGCAGTGGTCCGTCTTATGGGCGCAAAAACGACCGAGTTGACGGTGGTGATGGTCGTGGACAGCGTGATCGGGACCGGAACCATCGGAACGATCGTAGTCATCGGGGAGGTCGCGGATATAATCACAGGGATAGAAGATGA